CGAGGTGGAAAGCACGGGAGAAGTAGTCTTCACCAAAGGTGTTGTACCAGTGGCTCTCACGCCACTTGCCATCGTCGGTAACCGCTTCATTTACCACGTCCCAGGCCTGGATCCGCCCCCGGTAACGGCCGGCTACCGCGGCGATATGCTCCTCCATGGCCTTTTGTACCACCGCCTTAGGGCGCGGCTTGCCGTCTTGGTCGATAAATACCCACTCCGGCATTTGCGAATGCCATACCAACGTGTGACCGATGGTGTACATACCGGTGCGCTGACCGTACTCCACAAAGTAGTCGGCGCGCTGCCAATCCCAGCTGTCGGCAGTGGGATGAATCTCTTCCCACTTCATCGCGTTTTCCGCGGTGATTGCGCTGAACTCCCGCGCCACCAGTGATTCCAGTGACGGATTCTGACCCAGCAGGGTCGTATTGGAGAGCGCCGTGCCAACGGCGAAGTCCGGCGCGAACAGCCCCGCCAGACCTGACTGAGGCGGCGTGGTGGCCGCTGCCAGCAATGAGCGGGGGCCTGCGGTACCCAGGACCAGGCCGGCACCTGCTGCGGCCAGGGAGTTGCGCAGAAACTGTCGTCTGTCACCATTCATCGCGATTTCCTTCCTCTTGTTCTGTTTATTTTTTAACCTTTCTGGCACAACACAGACCCGGGGCCACTAGACAGCCCCTGCCGCTGTGTTATAGTCAACCAGACTATTATTAATAACCGGCAAACGCCAGTATAAAAATTCGCAAAAAGTGAAAACTAATAAGCGAAACGAAAAACCCCTCTGTTTGCTGCCGTCCGTCTCACATCACCAAGTGATCAGCAGGCATACGGTGCGAATAGCGATAACAATAAGAGCCAGAGAGAAAACCCATGCAACCCTCAGCGATCAGTATCCGCGAGAAAATCGGCTACGGCCTCGGAGACACAGCCAGCAATATCGTGTTTCAGGTGGTCATCAACTTCCTGCTGGTGTTCTACACCGATGTCTTCGGCATCTCCGCCGCCGCCGCGGGCACGCTGATGTTGGTGGTGCGCATCTTTGATGGCATCACCGACCCGCTGGTCGGCGGTATCGCAGACCGCACCCGCACACGCTGGGGACGCTACCGCCCCTTCCTGCTGATCATGGCTCTGCCCTACGCCGGGCTGGCGGTACTGGCATTCACCACCCCAGACCTGGGTGACAATGGCAAGCTGGTCTACGCCTATATCACCTATACCCTGCTGATGACGGTCTACACCGCGATCAACATTCCCTACTCCGCCCTCGGCGGGGTGATCACCGAAGACACGGCCGAGCGCGCTTCGATCCAGTCGTACCGGTTTGCCATGGCCATGGTGGGGGGCGCACTGGTCTCCGCAGCGACACTGCCGCTGGTCAATCTGCTGGGCCAGGGCGACAAGGTTTTTGGTTACCAGATGGCGATGGCGGTGATGGCGAGTATCGCGGCACTGTGCTTCTTTGTCTGCTTCTGGTCCACCCGCGAACGGGTAGAACCGGAACCGCAGGAAAACCAGAGCAAAAACTTCGCGCTCGATTTTTTCAATCTGTTCCGCAATAGCCAATGGGCGGTCATCGCCGCGGCCACCTTCTTCCTGCTGGTGCTGGTGGCCATGCGCGGTGCAGTCACGCCCTACTATGTGACCTACTATTTCCAGTCGGAAAACCTGGTGAGCATGTTCGTCACCCTGCCAATGCTGGCAGGCGTACTCGGGGCCATCAGCACCAACTTCCTCACCAAGAAATTCTGCAAAGTGCGCCTGTTCAACTGGTCCATGATCGGTGTGGTAGTGACCCATGTCGCGCTGCTGCCTCTGGGGAGAGACCAGGTGTATCTGGCACTGGCCATGGCCATGGCTGCCAACTTTGTCCACATGATCGCGATTCCGCTGGTGTTTTCCATGGTGCCAGACACAGTGGACTACTACGCACGTAAAGGGCACCCGAAAAAAATGGCGATGGCCTATTCCGGCCACCTGATGGCACTGAAACTGGGGCTCGCCTTTGGCGGTGCCTGTGCGGGTTGGCTGCTGGGATATTTCGACTATGTGCCCAATACGGAACAGAGCGAGCGCACCCTCAATGGCATCGTGCTGATTTATGCCGCGGGGCCGGTGATCTGTACTCTGATCACAATGATCATCTTCCGTCGCTACCGCCTGAGCAACGCATTTATCGCAGCGGGCATGACCGAGGCGATTGAGACTGAATCCAAAGCTGACACCAAACCGGCCCCATCACCGAACTAATCGAGACCCAACTGAACATTCTTTCGAAGTAAGGACGAGATGAACAATCCAATCTTAAAAGGCTTTAACCCGGATCCTTCCATCGTACGCGTGGGTGACGACTACTACATCGCCACCTCCACGTTCGAGTGGTACCCCGGCGTTCAGATTCACCATTCCAAGGATCTGGTCAACTGGCGGCTGGTGTCGCGCCCGCTGAATCGCAAGGCACTACTGGATATGCGCGGCAACGCGGATTCCTGTGGTGTCTGGGCGCCCTGCCTGTCCTACAGCGACGGCAAGTTTTACCTGGTGTTTACCGACGTAAAACGCTTCAACGGCAGCTTCAAGGACGCGCACAATTACATCACCACCTGCGACACGGTGGACGGCGAATGGAGCGATCCGCTGTATATGAACAGCAGCGGTTTTGATCCATCTCTGTTTCACGATGACGATGGTCGCAAGTGGTTTATGAATATGGTGTGGGACCATCGCCCCGGCAAAAATCCGTTTGGCGGTATCCTGCTGCAGGAATTTGACCCCAAAGCCGGCAAACTCGTGGGACCGATCACCAATATTTTTCGCGGTACCGAAGCCGGTCTTACCGAGGCGGCGCATATCTATCGTCGCAATGGTTACTACTACCTGCTCACCGCCGAGGGCGGCACCGGTTATGAACACCGGATGACGTTTGCGCGCGCAAGAAATATCGAGGGCCCATACGAAGTCGATCCCAACGGCTACTTCCTGACGTCTGTGGATAACCCGGACCTGGCGCTACAGCGCTCCGGTCACGGCGATATTGTGGAAACCCCCAACGGTGAGATCTTCGCGGTGCACTTGTCCACAAGACCGCTGCCTGGTCTCAAGCGCAGCCCTCTGGGACGCGAGACGTCAATCCAGCGCGCGGAGTGGAGTGAGGACGGCTGGCTGAGACTCAGCCACGGCAATAATCAACCGCAGGCAGTGGTGGATGCACCGGACCTGCCGCCACACCCGTGGCCACAAGCCCCGGCAAGGGATGAGTTTGACAGTACGGAACTGCCGGATCATTACCAGTGGTTGCGCACGCCCTTCCCGGAAAACTTCTACAGCCTGACGGATCGCCCGGGGCACTTGCGTCTGTACGGCAAACAGTCCATCGGTAACCAATTCGAGACCGCACTCATCGCCCGTCGCCAGGAGGCTTTCTGCTTCACCGCCACCACCTGTGTGGCGTTTGAGCCGCAGACTTTCCAGCAGATGGCCGGACTGGTGTGCTACTACAACGGACAGAAATTCCACCATCTGTACATTTCTCACGATGATGACCACGGAAAACACATTGGCATCATGAGCCATAGCGACGGCGAGGTGACGGACCTGGAATATCCGCTGGGTAACTACGGCTCCGGCAGCGAACGCGTAGTGCCGGTACCGGAGAATGCGCCGATTTACCTGCGTGCGGAAGTGCGCTTTGCGGAGCTGGTGTTCAGCTGGTCCACCGACGGGGAAAACTGGCAGCCGGTGGGCGATACGCTGGATTACAGTATTGTTTCCGATGAGGCCGGGCGCGGTGAAGGCGCCAGTTTTACCGGTGCCTTTGTGGGTATGTGTTGTCAGGATATTTCCGGTGCGGACTGCCCGGCGGATTTTGACTTCTTCTCCTATGAAGAAAACCAGAGCTGAGACGTAAACGACCGCTATAGCTTTTTATTTTCACCGAGGCGCCGCTGTCCTGCAGTCAGGGGCGCACTCTCTCTCCCACTGACTTTCTCACTGTTGAGCTGGCCCGGGCACTGCCCGGGTTTTTTTTGCTCAGGTCTCGCACCTCAACCGTCTACACCTCAAATACGAAACCCTGCTCGGTAAGTTCGTTATAAACTTTTCGATCAAACCGGTAGAGGTTGGCAGCGCGGTAACTTACGCCGGACTGCTTTTCATCGGTGGACACCAGCAGGTTCATCTTCATCATTTTGCGCCGGAAATTGGGCTTGTCCAGCTTGGTGTCGAGTATTGCCTCGTAAAGCCGCTGCAGTTCCAGCAGGGTGAACTTTTCCGGCAACAGGTTGAAACCAATGGGTTCGTGGCGCACCTTGTGCTTGAGGCGCGCGAGGGCAATGTCGAGGATTTCGCTGTGGTCGTAGATCAACCCGGGAGTTTCGCGTACATTTACCCAGCGCGCTTCCATATTGTCATGGCCTTCCGACAGTACGTGGGCATCGGATCGCACCAGCGCATAAAAGGCGACAGTGATGATGCGCTCGCCGGGGTGGCGGTCGAGGGCACTGAAGGTGTGCAATTGTTCAAGATAGATGTCTTTCACCCCGGTACGGTCGAGCAATACACGGCTCGCGGCCTGCTCAAGTGTTTCCTGCGATTGCAGCCAGTCGCCGGGCAGCGCCCAGCGTCCACTACTTTTGCCTTCGCCATACTTGACGGTCAACACTTTGAGTTCGCCGTCGTCCAGTCCGAAGATGACGTTATCTACTGTCAGGGCATGCCTGGGGCTATCCATTATAACAAGCTCTTTCGGGCAGTTGTTTTTACGCCGGGTTATTTGAAGGTTGGCGCGTTATTTCGGGGATTATCCCATAGTTCCGGGGCGATCACAGCGACAGCGCGGGGGAGTCCAATCCACTGACTCGGGCAGCAACTACACTGAATGTGAAGTCCCGGGCGGGCGCTGACCCAAATTAATGGTATGGTCACACATCTTTCCTAGCGATGGTAACTACGATGAAACTGATGAAAATTTTCCTGATTGCTTTCACCAGCCTCCTGTTTGCCCAATTCGCGTTTGCGGATGTGGTGGGTCGCTGGA
The Microbulbifer celer DNA segment above includes these coding regions:
- a CDS encoding glycoside hydrolase family 43 protein, translating into MNNPILKGFNPDPSIVRVGDDYYIATSTFEWYPGVQIHHSKDLVNWRLVSRPLNRKALLDMRGNADSCGVWAPCLSYSDGKFYLVFTDVKRFNGSFKDAHNYITTCDTVDGEWSDPLYMNSSGFDPSLFHDDDGRKWFMNMVWDHRPGKNPFGGILLQEFDPKAGKLVGPITNIFRGTEAGLTEAAHIYRRNGYYYLLTAEGGTGYEHRMTFARARNIEGPYEVDPNGYFLTSVDNPDLALQRSGHGDIVETPNGEIFAVHLSTRPLPGLKRSPLGRETSIQRAEWSEDGWLRLSHGNNQPQAVVDAPDLPPHPWPQAPARDEFDSTELPDHYQWLRTPFPENFYSLTDRPGHLRLYGKQSIGNQFETALIARRQEAFCFTATTCVAFEPQTFQQMAGLVCYYNGQKFHHLYISHDDDHGKHIGIMSHSDGEVTDLEYPLGNYGSGSERVVPVPENAPIYLRAEVRFAELVFSWSTDGENWQPVGDTLDYSIVSDEAGRGEGASFTGAFVGMCCQDISGADCPADFDFFSYEENQS
- a CDS encoding glycoside-pentoside-hexuronide (GPH):cation symporter translates to MQPSAISIREKIGYGLGDTASNIVFQVVINFLLVFYTDVFGISAAAAGTLMLVVRIFDGITDPLVGGIADRTRTRWGRYRPFLLIMALPYAGLAVLAFTTPDLGDNGKLVYAYITYTLLMTVYTAINIPYSALGGVITEDTAERASIQSYRFAMAMVGGALVSAATLPLVNLLGQGDKVFGYQMAMAVMASIAALCFFVCFWSTRERVEPEPQENQSKNFALDFFNLFRNSQWAVIAAATFFLLVLVAMRGAVTPYYVTYYFQSENLVSMFVTLPMLAGVLGAISTNFLTKKFCKVRLFNWSMIGVVVTHVALLPLGRDQVYLALAMAMAANFVHMIAIPLVFSMVPDTVDYYARKGHPKKMAMAYSGHLMALKLGLAFGGACAGWLLGYFDYVPNTEQSERTLNGIVLIYAAGPVICTLITMIIFRRYRLSNAFIAAGMTEAIETESKADTKPAPSPN
- a CDS encoding endo-1,4-beta-xylanase produces the protein MNGDRRQFLRNSLAAAGAGLVLGTAGPRSLLAAATTPPQSGLAGLFAPDFAVGTALSNTTLLGQNPSLESLVAREFSAITAENAMKWEEIHPTADSWDWQRADYFVEYGQRTGMYTIGHTLVWHSQMPEWVFIDQDGKPRPKAVVQKAMEEHIAAVAGRYRGRIQAWDVVNEAVTDDGKWRESHWYNTFGEDYFSRAFHLAREVDPKAELLYNDYNMTIPAKRDFALAQIQKFRKQGMPIEGVGMQAHVHLSEPEIAKLEASIEAIAAAGLEVHITELEVDVLPKAYDYMGAEISTNFEYSDELNPFRDGLPQKVADQLAARYESLFNLFLKHKDKIRRVSLWGTTDAESWKNDWPVVGRTNYPLIFDREGRPKEAYYSVAGLKGESRSG
- a CDS encoding NUDIX hydrolase — translated: MDSPRHALTVDNVIFGLDDGELKVLTVKYGEGKSSGRWALPGDWLQSQETLEQAASRVLLDRTGVKDIYLEQLHTFSALDRHPGERIITVAFYALVRSDAHVLSEGHDNMEARWVNVRETPGLIYDHSEILDIALARLKHKVRHEPIGFNLLPEKFTLLELQRLYEAILDTKLDKPNFRRKMMKMNLLVSTDEKQSGVSYRAANLYRFDRKVYNELTEQGFVFEV